A region from the Medicago truncatula cultivar Jemalong A17 chromosome 6, MtrunA17r5.0-ANR, whole genome shotgun sequence genome encodes:
- the LOC120580917 gene encoding putative cysteine-rich receptor-like protein kinase 9 → MAYSKILFFSILIRFLCFATIKAEDSTFLYSFCSSNLTTTNSTYQINTRTLLSSLSSEATVNTEFYNTTVTGVNRTDSVYGLFMCRGDVSSQICVECIVHATKKLSLDCPLSKQAVIYYDECNVRYSYNYFFSTVDTSPMYRDINITYTDQNLYIMTLLNQFSKLAYETGYSVERYMTNSLKLYDEQNLYSLGQCTRDLSSEDCTSCLKDVINRAIPWSKLSNVRGRIIYPSCNLRFELFQFYMEGDEALPPGSPSPLPENAGKVCIDYY, encoded by the coding sequence ATGGCTTACTCTAAAATTCTCTTTTTCTCAATCCTTATTCGATTCCTCTGTTTTGCAACTATCAAGGCAGAGGACTCTACTTTTCTGTATTCCTTTTGTTCCTCCAATCTTACCACAACCAATAGCACCTACCAAATCAATACCAGGACACTCCTCTCTTCATTGTCATCAGAAGCCACCGTCAACACCGAATTCTACAACACCACAGTCACCGGTGTAAATCGAACTGATTCTGTCTATGGATTGTTCATGTGCAGGGGTGACGTCTCCTCTCAAATCTGTGTTGAATGCATAGTTCATGCAACTAAAAAACTGTCCTTAGATTGCCCTTTATCCAAACAAGCAGTCATTTATTACGACGAGTGTAATGTTCGTTACTCCTACAACTATTTCTTTTCCACTGTTGATACAAGTCCTATGTATAGAGATATAAATATCACCTATACAGACCAAAACTTGTACATTATGACATTATTGAATCAGTTTTCCAAACTTGCATATGAAACGGGGTACAGTGTTGAAAGATATATGACTAATTCATTAAAACTGTATGATGAACAAAACTTGTATAGTCTTGGACAATGTACGCGAGATTTGTCTAGTGAGGATTGCACTTCTTGTCTAAAGGATGTGATCAATAGAGCAATTCCATGGTCAAAATTGAGTAATGTTAGGGGAAGAATTATATATCCTAGCTGCAATCTGAGGTTTGAATTGTTCCAATTTTACATGGAGGGTGACGAAGCTCTGCCGCCTGGGAGTCCTTCCCCATTACCAGAAAATGCAGGTAAGGTTTGTATTGATTATTACTAG